Proteins from one Myxococcales bacterium genomic window:
- a CDS encoding Uma2 family endonuclease, with the protein MTNTADARRTSRSTPDGLGRVRDAAPRTRLARRPGDANWDSESCCTNCGGFKQLRRVRVRIARRAQRSHARGRAANGSGPAYQNHCYPRWVVHAVRQQFTFQEYLDLEARSQVKHEYLDGVAWALAGGSPDHTAIAANVIGLLTNALRDRPCRVFTSDLRVRVKATGLGTYPDVTVVCGPLETDTDDPNAHTVVNPSVVVEVLSKSTEQYDRGEKLWHYQRIESLKEIVLLAHDEPRAEIWRRDGARWTLDVRRASDRVSLSSLDCELPLSEIYRDPTRSP; encoded by the coding sequence ATGACAAACACTGCGGATGCGCGTCGCACGTCGCGCTCTACACCGGACGGGTTGGGCCGAGTGCGTGACGCCGCTCCACGCACACGCCTGGCCCGCCGCCCGGGCGATGCGAATTGGGACAGCGAGTCGTGCTGCACGAACTGCGGCGGTTTCAAGCAGCTCCGTCGGGTACGAGTACGGATAGCGCGGCGCGCGCAGCGTTCACACGCCCGCGGTCGAGCGGCGAACGGGTCGGGCCCCGCGTACCAAAATCACTGCTACCCTCGGTGGGTGGTCCACGCTGTCCGCCAGCAGTTCACCTTCCAGGAGTACCTCGACCTGGAAGCGCGGAGCCAGGTCAAGCACGAGTACCTCGACGGAGTGGCGTGGGCGCTGGCGGGCGGATCACCCGATCACACGGCCATCGCCGCGAACGTGATCGGCCTGCTGACCAACGCTCTGCGCGATCGCCCCTGCCGGGTGTTCACGTCGGACCTCCGGGTGCGGGTCAAGGCAACCGGCCTCGGAACGTATCCGGACGTTACGGTCGTGTGTGGTCCGCTCGAGACGGACACGGACGACCCCAACGCTCACACCGTGGTGAACCCCAGCGTCGTGGTCGAAGTTTTGAGTAAGTCCACCGAACAGTACGACCGCGGCGAGAAACTCTGGCACTACCAGCGCATCGAGTCGTTGAAGGAGATCGTGCTCCTCGCCCACGACGAGCCGCGCGCCGAGATCTGGCGTCGCGATGGCGCGCGCTGGACACTCGACGTGCGCCGCGCGTCCGATCGTGTGTCCCTGAGCTCGCTCGACTGCGAGCTCCCACTGTCCGAGATCTACCGAGACCCAACGCGCAGCCCCTGA
- a CDS encoding DUF559 domain-containing protein, with protein sequence MAQHPRSSPLIIARAREVRFAMTETEEILWRELSGGRLGVAFRRQVPIGRYVADFAALSVKLVVEVDGGYHSLRRAADARRDRDFARWGYRVVRVGADEVRADVRAVLARVREVIAQG encoded by the coding sequence ATGGCCCAACATCCCCGAAGCTCTCCGCTCATCATCGCACGGGCTCGCGAAGTGCGCTTCGCGATGACCGAGACCGAGGAAATCCTGTGGCGGGAGCTCTCGGGCGGCAGGCTCGGGGTGGCGTTCCGGCGGCAGGTGCCCATCGGGCGGTACGTGGCGGACTTCGCCGCGCTGAGCGTGAAGCTCGTCGTCGAAGTCGATGGTGGGTATCACTCACTGCGAAGGGCGGCCGATGCGCGCAGGGACCGGGACTTCGCCCGGTGGGGCTACCGCGTGGTGCGCGTGGGGGCGGACGAGGTGCGGGCGGACGTGCGGGCGGTGCTGGCGCGGGTGCGGGAGGTCATCGCTCAGGGGTGA
- a CDS encoding four helix bundle protein — protein sequence MRVIDSLVELVRIVHGLAAKIARQDPDLARQLRRASTSAALNTSEGLWAKAGKRRSRLEDAVNSAREVHMGLRLARACGYLAPHDTDPAVNALDNIIPVLWTLAHRR from the coding sequence ATGAGAGTCATCGACTCACTCGTCGAGTTGGTACGCATCGTTCACGGACTGGCAGCCAAGATCGCTCGCCAAGACCCAGACCTGGCCAGGCAGCTCCGCCGGGCCAGCACCAGCGCCGCACTCAACACCTCCGAAGGCCTCTGGGCCAAGGCCGGCAAGCGCAGGTCGCGTCTCGAGGACGCCGTCAACTCCGCTCGTGAAGTCCACATGGGCCTCCGCCTCGCCAGAGCCTGCGGCTACCTCGCTCCGCACGACACCGACCCGGCGGTCAACGCGCTCGACAACATCATCCCTGTCCTCTGGACCCTCGCTCATCGCCGCTGA
- a CDS encoding SUMF1/EgtB/PvdO family nonheme iron enzyme: MPTLLPSAPRRFAAGAFAVLALAALLPTAEAVAKKPTCPAGMVSIGGRFCIDAFEASLDVVDTRGRTLKRHSPYQTPAADLRVLARSRRGVVPQAYVSQEQATAACEAAGKRLCSDDEWLSACRGKDASQYPYGAERETGRCNDKGVSPLRVLHGKADGLEVFGMEAMNDPRLNQIAGTVARTGRFKRCKGPAGTFDMVGNLHEWTATPSGTFRGGYYLDNEINGNGCDYVTTAHNTKYHDYSVGFRCCKGGGAATRGNKTNAKKGTKKRTHVVESGQTLSGIAQRYSSSVDAICEANGIDQKSPIVPGQELVIPE, encoded by the coding sequence ATGCCGACGCTCCTGCCGTCCGCTCCGCGCCGCTTCGCCGCTGGCGCTTTCGCCGTGCTGGCGCTCGCGGCGCTGTTGCCGACCGCCGAGGCCGTGGCGAAGAAGCCGACCTGTCCGGCTGGCATGGTCAGCATCGGGGGGCGTTTTTGCATCGACGCCTTCGAGGCCAGCCTGGACGTGGTCGACACCCGCGGTCGCACACTCAAGCGGCACTCGCCGTATCAAACCCCGGCGGCGGACCTGCGGGTCTTGGCGCGCTCGCGCCGCGGGGTCGTGCCGCAGGCGTACGTGAGTCAGGAGCAAGCAACGGCGGCGTGTGAGGCCGCGGGCAAGCGCCTGTGCAGCGACGACGAGTGGCTGAGCGCGTGCCGTGGGAAAGACGCGAGCCAGTATCCGTACGGTGCCGAACGCGAGACGGGTCGCTGCAACGACAAAGGTGTGTCGCCGCTGCGGGTCTTGCACGGCAAGGCCGACGGGCTCGAGGTGTTCGGCATGGAGGCCATGAACGACCCGCGCCTGAATCAGATAGCCGGCACCGTCGCCCGCACCGGACGCTTCAAGCGCTGCAAGGGGCCGGCCGGTACCTTCGACATGGTGGGCAACCTTCACGAGTGGACCGCCACACCCAGCGGGACCTTTCGCGGCGGTTACTACCTGGACAACGAGATCAACGGTAACGGTTGTGACTACGTCACCACGGCGCACAACACGAAGTATCACGACTACTCGGTGGGCTTCCGCTGCTGCAAGGGTGGCGGCGCGGCGACCCGTGGCAACAAGACCAACGCCAAGAAGGGCACGAAAAAGCGCACGCACGTGGTCGAGAGCGGACAGACCTTGAGTGGGATCGCTCAGCGGTACTCCAGCAGCGTGGACGCGATTTGTGAGGCGAATGGCATCGACCAGAAATCGCCGATCGTCCCGGGGCAAGAACTGGTCATCCCGGAGTGA
- a CDS encoding four helix bundle protein, whose protein sequence is MRVIDSLVELVRIVHGLAAKIARQDPDLARQLRRASTSAALNTSEGLWAKAGKRRSRLEDAVNSAREVRMGLRLARACGYLAPHDTDPAVNALDNIIPVLWTLAHRR, encoded by the coding sequence ATGAGAGTCATCGATTCACTCGTCGAGTTGGTACGCATCGTTCACGGACTGGCAGCCAAGATCGCTCGCCAAGACCCAGACTTGGCCAGGCAGCTCCGCCGGGCCAGCACCAGCGCCGCACTCAACACCTCCGAAGGCCTCTGGGCCAAGGCCGGTAAACGCAGGTCGCGTCTCGAGGACGCCGTCAACTCCGCTCGTGAAGTCCGCATGGGCCTCCGCCTCGCCAGAGCCTGCGGCTACCTCGCTCCGCACGACACCGACCCGGCGGTCAACGCGCTCGACAACATCATCCCTGTCCTCTGGACCCTCGCTCATCGCCGCTGA
- a CDS encoding DUF559 domain-containing protein: MRFAMTETEEILWRELSGGRLGVAFRRQVPIGRYIADFAALSVKLVVEVDGGYHSLRGAADARRDRDFARWGYRVVRVGADEVRDDVHAVVARVREGVALR; this comes from the coding sequence ATGCGCTTCGCGATGACCGAGACCGAGGAAATCCTGTGGCGGGAGCTCTCGGGCGGCAGGCTCGGGGTGGCGTTCCGGCGGCAGGTGCCCATCGGCCGGTACATCGCGGACTTCGCCGCGCTGAGCGTGAAGCTCGTCGTCGAAGTCGATGGTGGGTATCACTCGCTGCGAGGGGCGGCTGATGCGCGCAGGGACCGGGACTTCGCCCGGTGGGGGTACCGCGTGGTGCGCGTGGGGGCGGACGAGGTGCGGGATGATGTGCACGCGGTCGTGGCGCGGGTGCGGGAGGGGGTTGCCTTGCGCTGA
- a CDS encoding DUF559 domain-containing protein, whose product MAHHPRSSPLIIARAREMRSAMTETEEILWRELSGGRLGVAFRRQVPIGRYVADFAAPSVKLVLEVDGGYHSLRREADARRDRDFARWGYRVVRVRAEDVRADVRAVVARVREVIAQG is encoded by the coding sequence ATGGCCCATCATCCCCGAAGCTCTCCGCTCATCATCGCACGGGCTCGCGAAATGCGCTCTGCAATGACCGAGACCGAGGAAATCCTGTGGCGGGAGCTCTCGGGCGGCAGGCTCGGGGTGGCGTTCCGGCGGCAGGTGCCCATCGGCCGGTACGTGGCGGACTTCGCCGCGCCGAGCGTGAAGCTCGTCCTCGAAGTCGATGGTGGGTATCACTCACTGCGAAGGGAGGCTGATGCGCGCAGGGACCGGGACTTCGCCCGGTGGGGCTACCGCGTGGTGCGCGTGCGGGCGGAGGACGTGCGGGCGGACGTGCGGGCGGTGGTGGCGCGGGTGCGGGAGGTCATCGCTCAGGGGTGA
- a CDS encoding DUF559 domain-containing protein — protein MAHHPRSSPLIIARAREMRSAMTETEEILWRELRGGQLGVAFRRQVPIGRYVADFAALSVKLVVEVDGGYHSLRRVADARRDRDLARWGYRVVRVGAEEVRADVHEVVARVREVIAQG, from the coding sequence ATGGCCCATCATCCCCGAAGCTCTCCGCTCATCATCGCACGGGCTCGCGAAATGCGCTCTGCAATGACCGAGACCGAGGAAATCCTGTGGCGGGAGCTGCGCGGCGGGCAGCTGGGGGTCGCGTTTCGGCGGCAGGTGCCCATCGGGCGATACGTGGCGGACTTCGCCGCGCTGAGCGTGAAGCTCGTCGTCGAAGTCGATGGTGGGTATCACTCGCTGCGTCGCGTGGCAGATGCGCGCAGAGATAGAGATCTCGCGCGGTGGGGGTACCGCGTGGTGCGCGTGGGAGCGGAAGAGGTGCGGGCGGACGTGCACGAGGTCGTGGCGCGGGTGCGGGAGGTCATCGCTCAGGGGTGA